In Streptomyces sp. RFCAC02, the following proteins share a genomic window:
- a CDS encoding ferritin-like fold-containing protein — METSQTSADQATPGVPSQTPSDVPEPTGIAAQDWDAAAADPRYRAAVVDLLGALAHGELSAFERLAEDAKLAPSLGDKAALARMAAAELHHFEQLTERLRAIDEDPTTAMEPFAAALDGFHRMTAPSDWLEGLVKAYVGDAIAADFYREVASRLDSDTRSLVLRVLDDTGHASFAVEKVRAAIEADPRVGGRLALWARRLMGEALSQAQRVVADRDALSTMLVGGVADGFDLAEIGRMFSRITEAHTKRMSALGLSA, encoded by the coding sequence ATGGAGACGTCCCAGACATCCGCAGACCAGGCCACGCCAGGGGTGCCGTCCCAGACCCCGTCGGACGTGCCGGAACCCACGGGGATCGCCGCCCAGGACTGGGACGCGGCGGCTGCGGACCCCCGCTACCGCGCGGCCGTCGTGGACCTCCTGGGGGCGCTCGCCCACGGTGAGCTGTCCGCGTTCGAGCGGCTCGCCGAGGACGCGAAGCTGGCCCCCTCGCTCGGGGACAAGGCGGCCCTGGCCCGGATGGCTGCCGCCGAACTCCACCACTTCGAACAGCTGACGGAACGGTTGCGCGCCATCGACGAGGACCCGACGACGGCGATGGAGCCGTTCGCCGCCGCCCTCGACGGGTTCCACCGCATGACGGCGCCGTCCGACTGGCTCGAGGGCCTGGTCAAGGCGTATGTGGGCGACGCGATCGCCGCCGACTTCTACCGCGAGGTGGCGTCCCGCCTGGACTCCGACACGCGCTCCCTCGTCCTGCGGGTCCTCGACGACACCGGCCACGCGTCGTTCGCCGTCGAGAAGGTCCGCGCGGCGATCGAGGCCGACCCGCGGGTGGGCGGCCGGCTCGCGCTGTGGGCGCGCCGCCTGATGGGCGAGGCGCTGTCCCAGGCGCAGCGGGTGGTCGCGGACCGCGACGCGCTGTCGACGATGCTGGTCGGCGGGGTCGCGGACGGCTTCGACCTGGCGGAGATCGGCCGCATGTTCTCCCGGATCACCGAGGCGCACACGAAGCGGATGAGCGCCCTCGGGCTGTCCGCGTGA